AATACCATTTTGCTCAATCCCAAGAAAATCATCAAAAATTGGTTTCATCAATTCGTCAACTTTTGTAATCTTGGTGCGTGATGAAAGTAACCTATGCCTAACAGCAATATTCTCATGAAATGCCATCTCAAAACTTGGTTTCATGATAATTTCTCCAGTTTCTTTGTCATAAAAACGATACATTCTATTGAGAAACTTGTTAGCAGAAGGTAACTTACTTAGGTTCAGTATATCTTGACTGCCAATATCGATTTTATAACTCAACTTTGATTCAAGAGTACCATTAGCTAAAGCTTCGCTGATGTCAGTATATTCATTGGTTGTCGGAAAGTTGATGTAAGTATTTTTAGACAGATAGTGCTTTTTAAACTCATCTAACTGCGCCTCGATAAATACATCTGATTCCTTTTTTAAGTGAGCAGAAATAATACTATTCAGTACTTTAATTTCTGCTAGTTCATTGAATAGTCCATCAATACTGTTGTAACGACTATTAGCAGCTACAAGTGGCAAGTTATCTAACTGAATGGTATATTCTGCCCGAAAGTCAAATTCTTCTGCGTCCAGTATGCCTTTTTGTTTGAGTAAGTCAAAGGCTTTCTTACTGCTAATTTTGACTTGTAATGACTTTACATTGATTTTGCCGTCACTTACAATCGTGTAATTATTAAAGGTGTTGAGGTCATTTATTAACAAGCCTGCTATTTCAATAGTAGGAGTTTGGTCTTCAAATTTGGCAAGTTTAACTCTACGTTTTACAAGCATATTGATAGTAGCAGTGTTGCGGCTAAACTTAAACTCGCCCATGTCAACGTACTCAGCATTATCTATATATTCTGTTGTTAACCAAGGTTGCAACAGTTCTCCATTTTCGTTTCTAACACCTCTAATACGCTTAACACCTGTTCTTTGATAATGTTCTTGTAAGTGCTTGATATTGACGATAATATTGTTACGGTATTGTGCAAAAATTTGGATTAACTCTACTAGACAAATTTGATTTTTTGCCATATTGCCACCTTCCAGATAAAGGTCAAGAATCTTTTCAAACTACTGTGACTGAAGTCTATTACTTTGACCAAAGAATTTGTTACAAATGTGTAAATTTGAAGGGTAAAGTAGACAAGAATTTTATTACGAAACTTTGTACACAGTTTTGTAAATTCGTGGATAATTGAGGGTTTAAGTTTAAACGCTTATGCGTTTCATCTTCCTGTAGGGTAGGAACGCAAAGTTTGGCTACGAACTTAGGCAAAGTTATATTTTGCGTTGTATACTTATCCGATATTTATAACTTATAGTACAATTGTATCATATAAATGCCCAGTTGTGTAGGCATAGCCCACTGTAGGCATCGATTGATATATCTGTTCCTAACCGCCTGAAATATCCAATTCAGGGGAACAGCAAGGAACCAGCACATTATTTTTTCGCACATTTAGGCTCCGGGTTTGAAATAATCAAAAAGGCGATCGCCTGAATCTGCACGAATCAATGCTACAACTACATCTGGTAAGGCAGCTAAACTGGGGTAAACCAAGTAACGCGGTTCCCAACGGGGACGGAACTTGTCTTTGTAGGCGTGCAATCCCTTGAAGTTGTAGAAGCGATTCAAATGCTCGTAAAGATAGTGCAATACTTTCTCCAAGCGGCGCGATTCGGGGTTATCTCCAACTCCCGCTAGCGCAGAAAGACCGAAATTAAAGCTGTCGTAGCCATTCTCTTTAAAATGCTGGAGCAGGGAAATAAATAGAAAGTCCATTGTGCCATTTTCAATGGAAGCACGATGTCGCATCATGTCAATAGTCGCTTCGTTAAGTTGGTACTCTCGAATAATGTTGGCAAAGGCGCTGATATTACCTTCAGGATTATGCACCACAGCAATCTCGCACTCTCGCAGGTAAGCTTCGTCAAACCAACCCAAAGAAAATTGTTTTTCTGAACCTTGTACCATTTTCAACCATTCATCACTCACAGGTTTGAGTCGGTGCAATAAATCATTGGCGATGGGTGGTTGGTAAAAGTCGATTTGGTATCCTAACTTAGTTAAACGACTGATTGATGGTCTAAAGTTTTTACCGGCTTTACCTTGTAAGGTAAAACTTTTTAAGTCAACGATCGCTTCCTCTCCAATCTTGAGTACCTTAAACCCCAATGACTTGTAAAGCTCTACATCATCGGGCATAGTTTGGTAAAAGCCAGGATACCAGTCATTACGCTGACAAAACTGCCAGAAAGCAATAATTGTCTCTTTGCGGTCTTCAATGGGGCCGATGGGATCTCCTAATGCGATCGCGCCCCGTCCTTTGGGAACATAAGCAATTACACTATTACCCGAAGGACTGAAATAATAACTTTTATCATTTAAGAGTGTGAGCGCTGCTAAAGAAGAACATCCATATTGCTCGACAATTTCTTTAACTCTGCGTTGCTCATTTATAGTTGTTAGATTGCGCCAAAACACAGGTTGCAAGAGCATTACTATTGCATAAGTAATAGTACCTGCGGCAATAATATAGATAGAATTAGCAAAAAATTCTCCAAATCGGCTCTTTGGTTGCAGTCCCCAGTTATCTTCGGTGAAGAACATCGCCAAAGTCTGAACTATCGCTTCGCGCCAGTTAAAATTTTCTGAAAATTTGCCGTCTAACAAGTAAAATCCAATCGTTCCGTATGCCAGGGTAAATAATAAAGCGCCTATCAGCACTCTGACTCCCCGTGCAATGGAAGGACGGTCTGATTGCGCCGTGAAAGAATGGCGCATCAAGATTAATTGCACTAGTAAAACTCCAGAGAGTAGACTTTCTTCATAGTCCAGTCCCTTCAGCAAGTGGCTGCAAATGGAAATTACTAGTAAAGCAATGGTCAGTAACCAGGCTATTCTTTTCCGGCGTAATAAATTAGTAGCAAGTGTTAATAAAATAAATCCAGTCAATGCTGCAAATATATGACCACTGGCACGAATTTCAAATGGTAAAAATTCCTTTAACCAGTGAGTCCGCCCATAGAGGTTAGGTGTCACTGCTGATAATAAATTTACTACTCCGACTAAACCTGTTAGGAAAACTGCACTCCAAAGTCCAATCTGAGTTTTTAAATTATTTGTCATTTTTCGTTAGTAGTTAGGAGTGAGGAGTTAGGAGTTAGGAGTTTTTAATTTTTAACTCTTAACTCCTAACTCCTAACTTTTTAAACTGTTCCCCTACATAGGAGAGTGAATCTTTAAGATGTTTGTGAAAGTAGTTCCAACCTACATTAGCACCAGACAAACCATGACCTCCAGGAAATGCATAAAATACGTGAGCAATGCCTAATTTATTTAAGGTTTCGTTGAAGGCTTTGGTAGAGGCTAACAAATTAGGATCGTTCACACCTGCATCTAGGTAAACACGCAATCGCTTCCTATCTTTAACTGGTAGCTGTTGCACAATTTGTTGAGGACTATTTTGTGAACCGCTATCATCAGTAAAGTAACCGCTATGGCTAAACAAAATCTGAAAGTTGTTGAGATAGCGCAATCCAATATTAAATGCACCCCATCCTCCAGAAGATAGACCTCCTAGTGCCCAAAATTGGGGTTCTTCCAAAGTGCGGTAGCGCGACTTGACAACTTGTACTAATTCTGAACCAATCAAAGTCCCTATTTTGCCATTCGGCCCATCAAAGTAATCGGGGTCGTATAAAGGACTAGAACCGCGATTATCATTACCATCAGGTGTAATCACAATCGATGGCGGTAATTTTCCACTTTGATAAAGTTCATGCAATACGTCTAAAAGTGCGTATTTATCAGCATAGGCACGAGCATCATCATGACCCCCGTGTAGTAAGAATATCACAGGGTAGCGCTTTTGGGGATTTTTATTATAACTAGGGGGCAAAATCACGCCGTAGTTACGGACTGCACCCATCGCTTGGGAGTTGAAGGTTGCTAATTGAAACTTTAGCCCAGTATTTGCCTCTTTTTTGGGTGGGTCTAGTTGTGGCGCACCTAAGATGAATACATAATAATAACCTGCGCTCGTGAGGAGTGCGATCGCTCCTACTAAGCCAATTAAAAATTTAGAAATCTTCATATTCTTTATATTCTTTTAACTTAAAAAATTACCTCCATTAGAACTTACTATAATGAACATTTTTAAAATAGCAGTATAATTTTGAAAATGTGGTTTTCAAGTATTAAATGGTTGGTAAAATAGTATTATTTATTATACTAGTAATCTCTCAAGTTGAAATTGATGGGGAAGCAAGTTCGTAGTAAGGACTTTAGTCCTTAATTTTCCAAGCACTAAAGTGCTTACTACAAACTTTTACTTACTTACTTTAGAGACTGTACTATGGATTTTTAATTATTTTGAGCATTTTTTATGATTAATACTTAAAGTTTTATCAGCCAGATTTGCTGTTTCTGAAGCTCGAAATTGTTCGCCGACAAATGTTAATGAATCTGCTAAATGCTTCCGCCAGTATTGCCAAGTGTGACTGCCAGGAAACTGACGAAATGAATTATAAATTTTAAGTTGATTTAGTACTTTACTAAATCGCTCGGCTTCCTTGAGTTCATCAATATCTGATGTACCCGAATCCAGGTAGATTTTTAACCTTTTTTGAGCTTGTATAGGAATGGTTTTGATATAAAATATTGGACTATTCGTCGGGCCACTTTTATCTTGAAAATAACCACTATGACTAAATAAAATCGAGAAACGATCCAGGTTATGTAATCCCACATTCATTGCTCCCCAACCACCAGAAGATAAACCACCTATCGCCCAAAAATCTGGATTATTTATTGTCCGATAACGGCTTTGCACAACTTTTACTAACTCATCGCCCACGGCTGTAGAGACTTTACCATTAGGGCCATCGATATATTCGGGATCTCGGTACGGACTAGAGCCACGTTTGTCGTTGCCATCTGGTGTAATGATGATACTGGGTGGCAACTTACCTGTAGTATAAAGTTGTTCTAATGTCTTGAGAGCTTGTCCCTTATTCTGAATAAACCAATCACTGGGATTACCATGTCCACCGTGGAGGAGAAAGATTACAGGATACCTTTGTTTGGGGTTTTGCTCGTAGCCAGGAGGTAAAGAAACGCCATAAGTGCGACTTGCACCCATTGCTTGACTATCGTAAGTTTCAATTTTATAGGTTAGGGGAGTTTCTGAGTTGCTAGTATTGCGCTGGATTGGAACAACGGAAGGCGTTGTTTGTAAATTCTGCTGTTGCGGTGGTTTTGCAACGACACTTTGGTAAAAATTACAGCTAACTAGAGTTAATACTGAAAATAGCAAGAGAGTTTTAGATTGTTTGTAGTTCATCTTTGAAGGAAATTGAGCATGGGGTAGTCGTTGCTTGTTTTCAAAATCTTATGCAAGTGATATGTCAACGCTGTGTCAACAGAATGGAAACTTTACGACTGGTTATAAATTAAAAGTCAAGGTTAGGATAAGTTTCTTCACTATGCTTAAAAAGCTGCAACTAAATTTCAGTTCTTTGTTTGGCTTGTTGCTGCTGGTGCTTTCCCTATTGGCGATCGCAAACGAATTACGTCAGTATAATTATCGTGATATCCTCAACTCTCTAGCTGCTATTCCCAAAAGTCGCGTAAGTTGGGCAATTTGGCTGACAACTTTGGGCTATCTAGTGATGATTGGGTACGATATCTTAGGTTTTAACTACATTAATCGTTCTTTAAGCTGGAATAAGATAGCTTTCACTAACTTTATTAGCTCTGCATTTAGTAATACCATCGGTTTTGCCTTACTGACTGGCAGTGCTATCCGTTATCGATTTTATGCTAGTTGGGGAGTTTCAGCAGTTGCGATCGCTCAAGTAATTGCTTTCGCCAATTTCACCTTTTGGTTAGGGATGTTTGCTGTTGCAGGTTTCTTATTTATCATCAACCCCCTGAAGATTCCCACTCAATTACATTTACCTTTTGCTACTGTACGTCCCATCGGCGTAATTTTTCTGCTATTAGTTGCAGCTTATTTACTAGGAAGTATTTTTATCAAACAACCATTAATAATTCGCGGACATGAATTTAGATTTCCTTCTTTTAAAATCTCCTTGGCTCAAATAGCAATTTCTAGTTTTGACTGGATTCTTGCAGCAGCAGTTCTTTATGTTTTACTTCCTAGCAATATATCTTTGTCATATTTAGACTTTTTGGGAATTTATTTACTAGCGATGTTTGCAGGTGTGGTTAGTAATGTTCCCGGTGGTTTGGGAGTATTTGAAACTATAATTTTGCTGATTCTCTCCTCAAAAGTTTCGGCGGCGGCAGTTTTGGGTTCAATGTTAGCTTATCGGGGAGTCTACTATTTCTTCCCTTTGCTAGTAGCAGCAGGTTTGCTCGGAATTTATGAAATTAGATTTAGAGCCAGAAACTTACAAAAATGAATCAACTATAGCAGGAGGCAGGTGGTCACTGAGCGTAGCCATACCCCTTCGGGGAAGCAAGCTACGCGCAGCGTCTCCGACACGAGAAGTGAGGCAGGAGGTAAAAGTATTACTATTTCTAGCTTTCATGCTTTCAAAATGTCCTAACCTGTGTGACTACGGCTATATCCCTCTTCTGTCACTTTCCGGAATAAGCAAGTAGTAAATAAGTTAAATTATCCAGAACCATAACCAGGTTTAAATTGATTCATTGCAGCAATTAAATGATTGAATCCTAGCAATAAGTGTGAATTAGGGAAAATGCTTAACCAGGGATAAATCAACCAAAATAGTAAGAGTGGTTGGATAATTAGACGCAGATTATTTAAAGTATTTTTCCATCCGTATTCGCGGTTCCATTGCGGATGATTAGAAAAATCAACATCACTATTTTCTTCTGCCTCAGTCTCAATGTGACGAGATTGATTTAAGCCTAAGAAGGCGGGAGAATTTAAACTAATCATCGTGTAAACACAAAAAATAATCTCCCACCACCTCTCAATATGTTGGAAATTGGTGAAACGGTAATCTGTCCAGCCTAGTTCCTGTTTACACTGCCGAAAACCATATTCTACCCAGGTTCTTAATCCATATAAGTCGCCTAAAGTTTTCTTGAGATTACCTTGAAGATTTGTCATCACAAAAGAAGTAGAATTTTCTGGCATGGTTTCTGGATCAGTAGTTATTTCCCAGTAAGTTATGGCTCTTTTTTTACCATAAATTATTTCCCTAATGTATCTAACTTCTGATTTTTGATTGCTAAATGTTCTCTCAAATTTACACCATTTATTCGCCCTAACCCTTTCTCCTGCTGGCAACCAAACTCCATGATTACTTCTAATTGATACAACATAAGCTAAATTATATTCAGCTATTTTTCTAATAAATTGACTACTTTCACCATATAAGCTATCAGCCAGTACTAATTCAATATTAAACCCTGATTCAATTAGCTCTGTAATAATTTCTGATGCTAACTCTATTTTCGTTTTGTATTTATCTGACTCCTTTAGTGTTCCTTTTGGTTTAAATACTTTTACAATTAATGGAAAAGTTATATTAGAGTAAACTCCATAAGCATTAACTGAAACTATCCCATTATCTATCTTCCCCACGCTTCCCAAATATTGTCTAGCCACATAATCAGTCTTTTTACCTTTTTTTCTATCTCCGGTTTCATCTATGACTACTGTAATTGCTTGACCATCTAATTCTTTCTTCAATCTATTTAATCTTCGTTGTTTTAACTTATTTACTGACCAATCTGAATTGGCTAGAAAATGATGTAATGACTGAGCTGAGTTAATACTTACAACTTTCGCTATCTCTGGTAATGATTTTCTTTGAATTTGGGACATTATTCCCAGATGTAAATATTTGAAGCACTCATAATTTCTTACTTCTCTAAACAGGTCTTTATACTCTGCACAATATTCATCTATGGTGGCAACTGTTGGGTGAGCATCTCTTGCCAAATGTTTCAAGATTTGTAATTCTACATCCATTGACCTACTTACCTTTCAGGGTTTTATTTTTTTATTCTTTTATTCAGAATACCCGGAAAGTGACAGAAGAGGGATATGAAGTCTAGTTTCAGTATGAACACTAATAGATCCCTGACTTCTTGAAGAAGTTAGGGATCTAAGAACTTAAAGTAAGGGACTTCCAAATAAAAAAATATCCCAAATTTTCTTGTAGGATGGGCATCTTGCCCGTCCTAATATTGGGGACGGGCAAGATGCCCATCCCACAAAATGGATAATTTATTTCTTGGAAAGCCCTAAGAGGATGTTTGAAAAGTTTTTTTCTCGGTAACAAAATGTTCTAGATCCCCCTAAATCCCCCTTAAAAAGGGGGACTTTTATTCCGATTCCCCCCTTAAAAAGCTTGTCATTACCAACATCTTTTAAAGTGAGGTAGGGATGTAATAGAGTCAGAGTATGAAGTTGAAAAATTTCACAGACCTCAATGCTTGGGCAGTTGAGCAATGGGGAGATGCCGAATTAGGGGATACTCGTCGTACGCAAAGAGCGATCGCTATCGGTGCAGCCATAGCTGCCAACCCGCAAGGGAGTTTACCAGATATGATGCAAGGCTGGAATGAAATTCGTGCTGCGTACCGATTATTTGCGGAAGACGATGTAACTCATAAGGCATTAATTCAACCTCACATCACGGAGACGAAACAAAGCGCAACTGAAATAAAATCCAATGTTGTTTTATTCATCCAAGACACAACAGAACTAGATTATACTCATCATCGGCAAGTTAAGGGATTAGGGCATATTGGAGATGGCAAAGGTAGAGGAATGATGCTACACACGTGTTTAGCAGTAGTACCGTTACCTTTGAATCCACAAATTTTGGGATTGGCAGGACAAATACCTTGGCTGCGTAGTCAAAAAAAGGACAATGACAACACGTTGGTGGAAGCGCTACCAGAACTATTGAGAACAGATGGTGAAGGGGAAATTTGGGCAGAGATGGTGGAATCCATCGGCACTGCACCAACACCACAAACTGGGTCAATTTGGGTAAGTGTCGGAGACAGGGGGAGTGATATTTTTTCTTACCTTCGACGAGCCAAAGCTTTGTACTGGCACTGCTTAGTACGAGTCACTCAAAACCGAGTGATTACTAAACCTGATGCCACCAAAGGGTATCTCAAGGCATTTGCTCGTTCTTTACAACCAATGGCGGAGAAAACTGTTGTTTTGCGTGGGCGCAACGGAGAACCCAAACGTCAAGTTAACTTACAAGTAGCTTGGTCTCAATTGACAATTCAACCCCCAGCAATTGGCTGTGAAAGAAAACAACAGCTAATAGATGGTTGGTGTATTCGTTGTTGGGAACCAGAAGGAGATTTAGAATGGATTCTATTTACCACTGTTGCTGTAAATGCTCGTGAGGATGCCCTCATGCAACTAGATTGGTATGCTACACGTTGGTTAATTGAAGAGTATCATAAGTGTCTCAAAACTGGTTGTGCTGTAGAAAAACGTCAATTGGAGTCAGCTTCATCACTGGTAAGGTTACTTGGCTTTTTTGCTATAGTTTCAGTCAGATTATTACAGTTACGCCAACTTAGTCGCAGCAATTCCCAACTGAAGGCACACGAGTACATACCTACAATTATGTTAAAAGTCTTAGTTGCTCGTCTTGGGTTGACAAATTGTGAGTTGACTTTGGGTGAATTCTTTTTAGCGATCGCTCGTTTGGGTGGTTTTCTTGGCCGCAAATCCGATGGTCTACCTGGTTGGCAGACCTTATGGCGAGGCTGGTTGCGATTACAGGATATGTGTTGGGCTGCTGATTTTATCACCCAGTCAGTTTAAAAGATGTTGGTAATGACAAGGCTTTTTAAGGGGGGCTAGGGGGGATCAGTTAGTGCCTCAAATCACAGCCAACCACTTTTCAAACAGCCTCTAAGTAAAGTCAATAACTACTGCTAATTTAAAACGCGATATCTTCACAAATAGCCGTGAAAATTCCTAATTTTTGCTGAGGCGATCGCTAAACAAATCCCACAAAAATAGTAACAGTTAGTTGCAAATTTTGAAGTAGATTTACAGAAATCATCATCAAAATTTGGTTTTACTGTTTGAGCAGAGAAATAATCATGAAAAACAAAGTATTGTTTGGTGCTATATTCATGGCAACTTGGGTAGGAACATTAATTCCCAGTGCTTTTGCTGCTTCACCTTGTTCTGTGGGACAAAAGGCTGAGGTTCTTTGGAAAGAAAAATGGTATCCAGCAACGGTACTTCAGGTTAATGATGAGAAGTGCTATATTACCTATGATGGTTATGATAGTTCCTGGAATGAATGGGTTGGCACTGCACGCTTTCGGGCATCATTTCAAGCTGGAGATGCAGTGAGAATTTTGTGGAAGGGTAAATGGTATCCAGGGCAGGTTTTAGAAGTTAGTAACGATCTTTATAAAATTACTTATGATGGCTACGATAGCTCTTGGGATGAGTGGGTTGAACCTGCAAGAGTAAGCAGATAGAGAATATTTCACTTTTATAAGTTTCAAGGGACGATTTCACCTGTTGGAGTCGTCCCTTTAATTTGTTTTATAGTTTATTCTGTTATTTGCTCTTCATTAGGTGTTTAGAGGCTGTTAAACTGAGAACCATAAGTAAAATCTCGTATACTTTGGCAAAGTTATGGAGCCAGTATCACTGACAGCAGGTGCGATCGCAACTTTGGTAATCATCAAAGCCTTTGAAAAAACTGGGGAAATCATCGGCGAAAAGGCTTGGAGCGAAGGCGAAAAGTTGTTAGTTCTGTTGAAACGCAAGGAACCTAGCACGGCAAAGGTTATTGAACAGGCTAAAACACAACCTTTAGATTATGGTCAAGCTTATCTTATTGGGCAACAGGTAGAGGAAGCGGCGAAAAAAGATCCTGAAATTGCTCAAGCTGTCGAAGCTGTAGCCAATGAGGCACAAACGCAGATTAATCAAATAGTTATAAAAGGAATTCTGGTAAAAGGCAAGGCTAAAGTCGGCAATATAAATTTGTCAGCCACAAGAGACGGTTCAGTGAATCAAGAAGCGGTGGTTGATTCTGAATTTGGTGGCGATCTTGAGCTTGGTAATGTGGACATGAAAGCCTAAAATCATGAGCAAAAATCACAGCCCAGAAGAAATTTTACAGAGCATTCTCCGAAATGTTCAAGTAGGCGGCAATCTGACTACAGGCGATATTACCCAAATCCTGAATTTACTGGTTATTATTCAACAGCCAGACGTTTTCAAACCAAAGGAAATTCCTCAAAATAT
This portion of the Nostoc sp. GT001 genome encodes:
- a CDS encoding phosphatidylglycerol lysyltransferase domain-containing protein → MTNNLKTQIGLWSAVFLTGLVGVVNLLSAVTPNLYGRTHWLKEFLPFEIRASGHIFAALTGFILLTLATNLLRRKRIAWLLTIALLVISICSHLLKGLDYEESLLSGVLLVQLILMRHSFTAQSDRPSIARGVRVLIGALLFTLAYGTIGFYLLDGKFSENFNWREAIVQTLAMFFTEDNWGLQPKSRFGEFFANSIYIIAAGTITYAIVMLLQPVFWRNLTTINEQRRVKEIVEQYGCSSLAALTLLNDKSYYFSPSGNSVIAYVPKGRGAIALGDPIGPIEDRKETIIAFWQFCQRNDWYPGFYQTMPDDVELYKSLGFKVLKIGEEAIVDLKSFTLQGKAGKNFRPSISRLTKLGYQIDFYQPPIANDLLHRLKPVSDEWLKMVQGSEKQFSLGWFDEAYLRECEIAVVHNPEGNISAFANIIREYQLNEATIDMMRHRASIENGTMDFLFISLLQHFKENGYDSFNFGLSALAGVGDNPESRRLEKVLHYLYEHLNRFYNFKGLHAYKDKFRPRWEPRYLVYPSLAALPDVVVALIRADSGDRLFDYFKPGA
- a CDS encoding agenet domain-containing protein → MKNKVLFGAIFMATWVGTLIPSAFAASPCSVGQKAEVLWKEKWYPATVLQVNDEKCYITYDGYDSSWNEWVGTARFRASFQAGDAVRILWKGKWYPGQVLEVSNDLYKITYDGYDSSWDEWVEPARVSR
- a CDS encoding alpha/beta hydrolase-fold protein; this translates as MKISKFLIGLVGAIALLTSAGYYYVFILGAPQLDPPKKEANTGLKFQLATFNSQAMGAVRNYGVILPPSYNKNPQKRYPVIFLLHGGHDDARAYADKYALLDVLHELYQSGKLPPSIVITPDGNDNRGSSPLYDPDYFDGPNGKIGTLIGSELVQVVKSRYRTLEEPQFWALGGLSSGGWGAFNIGLRYLNNFQILFSHSGYFTDDSGSQNSPQQIVQQLPVKDRKRLRVYLDAGVNDPNLLASTKAFNETLNKLGIAHVFYAFPGGHGLSGANVGWNYFHKHLKDSLSYVGEQFKKLGVRS
- a CDS encoding IS701 family transposase produces the protein MDVELQILKHLARDAHPTVATIDEYCAEYKDLFREVRNYECFKYLHLGIMSQIQRKSLPEIAKVVSINSAQSLHHFLANSDWSVNKLKQRRLNRLKKELDGQAITVVIDETGDRKKGKKTDYVARQYLGSVGKIDNGIVSVNAYGVYSNITFPLIVKVFKPKGTLKESDKYKTKIELASEIITELIESGFNIELVLADSLYGESSQFIRKIAEYNLAYVVSIRSNHGVWLPAGERVRANKWCKFERTFSNQKSEVRYIREIIYGKKRAITYWEITTDPETMPENSTSFVMTNLQGNLKKTLGDLYGLRTWVEYGFRQCKQELGWTDYRFTNFQHIERWWEIIFCVYTMISLNSPAFLGLNQSRHIETEAEENSDVDFSNHPQWNREYGWKNTLNNLRLIIQPLLLFWLIYPWLSIFPNSHLLLGFNHLIAAMNQFKPGYGSG
- a CDS encoding alpha/beta hydrolase-fold protein, yielding MNYKQSKTLLLFSVLTLVSCNFYQSVVAKPPQQQNLQTTPSVVPIQRNTSNSETPLTYKIETYDSQAMGASRTYGVSLPPGYEQNPKQRYPVIFLLHGGHGNPSDWFIQNKGQALKTLEQLYTTGKLPPSIIITPDGNDKRGSSPYRDPEYIDGPNGKVSTAVGDELVKVVQSRYRTINNPDFWAIGGLSSGGWGAMNVGLHNLDRFSILFSHSGYFQDKSGPTNSPIFYIKTIPIQAQKRLKIYLDSGTSDIDELKEAERFSKVLNQLKIYNSFRQFPGSHTWQYWRKHLADSLTFVGEQFRASETANLADKTLSINHKKCSK
- a CDS encoding IS4 family transposase encodes the protein MKLKNFTDLNAWAVEQWGDAELGDTRRTQRAIAIGAAIAANPQGSLPDMMQGWNEIRAAYRLFAEDDVTHKALIQPHITETKQSATEIKSNVVLFIQDTTELDYTHHRQVKGLGHIGDGKGRGMMLHTCLAVVPLPLNPQILGLAGQIPWLRSQKKDNDNTLVEALPELLRTDGEGEIWAEMVESIGTAPTPQTGSIWVSVGDRGSDIFSYLRRAKALYWHCLVRVTQNRVITKPDATKGYLKAFARSLQPMAEKTVVLRGRNGEPKRQVNLQVAWSQLTIQPPAIGCERKQQLIDGWCIRCWEPEGDLEWILFTTVAVNAREDALMQLDWYATRWLIEEYHKCLKTGCAVEKRQLESASSLVRLLGFFAIVSVRLLQLRQLSRSNSQLKAHEYIPTIMLKVLVARLGLTNCELTLGEFFLAIARLGGFLGRKSDGLPGWQTLWRGWLRLQDMCWAADFITQSV
- a CDS encoding lysylphosphatidylglycerol synthase domain-containing protein, yielding MLKKLQLNFSSLFGLLLLVLSLLAIANELRQYNYRDILNSLAAIPKSRVSWAIWLTTLGYLVMIGYDILGFNYINRSLSWNKIAFTNFISSAFSNTIGFALLTGSAIRYRFYASWGVSAVAIAQVIAFANFTFWLGMFAVAGFLFIINPLKIPTQLHLPFATVRPIGVIFLLLVAAYLLGSIFIKQPLIIRGHEFRFPSFKISLAQIAISSFDWILAAAVLYVLLPSNISLSYLDFLGIYLLAMFAGVVSNVPGGLGVFETIILLILSSKVSAAAVLGSMLAYRGVYYFFPLLVAAGLLGIYEIRFRARNLQK